The Fragaria vesca subsp. vesca linkage group LG2, FraVesHawaii_1.0, whole genome shotgun sequence genome includes a window with the following:
- the LOC101296259 gene encoding RING-H2 finger protein ATL7-like gives MSYNHVRSPEPNNKSKPSGSGSGAFKLYQFCVPILFTFILLFVFYLFYFRPRRLNWSSLRTRNDSNGIAVVESGLKKEHREMLPIVVYNESFFVRDTQCAVCLGDYQADDRLQQIPACGHTFHIDCIDSWLSMHTTCPLCRLSLLSSHKSQNESPDVPLELSHASSVAENDVPSFSPTLQACEETEASQFSGLRNGEPTTFQNCSEEDARGCQCADPARELRDARIGNEVHEHTG, from the exons ATGTCTTACAATCATGTCAGATCTCCAGAACCCAACAACAAGTCAAAACCTTCAGGTTCAGGTTCAGGTGCATTCAAGCTCTACCAATTTTGTGTCCCTATCTTGTTCACTTTTATCCTCCTCTTTGTCTTCTACTTGTTCTATTTTCGTCCCCGCCGTCTCAATTGGTCCTCTCTTCGAACGAGGAACGACAGCAATGGCATTGCCGTA GTTGAATCGGGCTTGAAAAAAGAACACAGGGAGATGCTACCCATTGTTGTGTATAACGAAAGCTTCTTTGTCAGGGATACACA ATGTGCAGTCTGCCTGGGGGACTATCAAGCAGATGATAGGCTTCAACAAATACCAGCATGTGGTCACACATTTCACATTGATTGCATTGATAGCTGGCTATCCATGCACACTACCTGTCCACTCTGCCGCTTATCCCTCCTTTCCTCTCATAAATCTCAAAATGAATCACCTGATGTACCTCTAGAATTGAGTCATGCGTCTTCTGTTGCAGAGAATGATGTACCATCTTTTTCACCAACACTTCAAGCTTGCGAAGAAACAGAAGCTTCACAGTTCTCTGGGTTAAGAAATGGGGAACCAACAACTTTCCAGAACTGTTCTGAAGAAGATGCAAGAGGTTGTCAATGTGCAGATCCAGCGAGAGAATTAAGGGATGCGAGAATTGGAAATGAAGTGCATGAGCATACTGGTTGA
- the LOC101311925 gene encoding probable VAMP-like protein At1g33475-like — MMGSIQTTVYYCCVSKGNRILYAYSGGNHEIENLATLCLEKAPPYHKWYIETSGKRTYGFLIEDGYVYLTIVDESLASSGVLQFLEHLRDEFKKLAKKGSRGSLSSMNSVGIQEQLVPVIQRLITSLETVSQAGSNWTAETPSLHAGLSPSPGTANGQIEVASSTKAPLLGKSNKQEKKKAKDHVIAIRDIELEEHRRSADRGVNLDSSSLDSNNHGAGSSIALQKDSGSMRNRSGSQSIRKKWCRQVRIVLAIDAAVCVVLFVIWLLICHGIECIR; from the coding sequence ATGATGGGTTCAATTCAAACTACCGTCTATTATTGTTGCGTATCAAAGGGTAACCGCATCCTCTATGCATATAGCGGTGGGAATCACGAAATTGAGAATTTGGCTACTCTGTGCTTGGAGAAGGCTCCTCCCTACCATAAATGGTATATTGAGACCTCAGGTAAGAGGACTTATGGGTTTCTAATTGAAGATGGATATGTTTATTTGACTATTGTCGATGAGAGTCTTGCAAGTTCCGGGGTTCTTCAGTTTCTAGAGCATTTGAGGGATGAGTTCAAGAAGTTAGCCAAGAAGGGTTCAAGGGGAAGTTTGTCAAGTATGAACTCTGTTGGCATTCAAGAACAGTTAGTTCCTGTTATCCAACGGTTGATAACCTCCTTAGAAACTGTTTCTCAGGCTGGTAGTAATTGGACAGCTGAAACCCCATCACTTCATGCTGGTCTCTCTCCATCACCAGGTACTGCAAATGGACAAATTGAAGTTGCCAGTTCTACGAAGGCCCCTCTACTTGGGAAGTCTAACAAGCAAGAGAAGAAGAAGGCCAAAGATCATGTTATTGCAATAAGAGACATTGAGTTGGAGGAACATCGGAGATCTGCTGACAGAGGAGTCAATCTAGATTCATCTTCTTTGGATTCTAATAACCATGGAGCAGGTTCTTCAATTGCCTTACAAAAGGATTCAGGCTCCATGAGGAATAGATCGGGCTCTCAGAGCATTCGAAAGAAGTGGTGCCGCCAAGTGCGAATTGTCCTTGCTATTGATGCGGCTGTTTGTGTAGTACTGTTTGTGATTTGGTTATTGATTTGTCACGGCATTGAGTGCATCCGTTGA
- the LOC101311633 gene encoding probable inactive tRNA-specific adenosine deaminase-like protein 3-like: MAVSKKEPMLVNENWEIVHVPDKPLISPDQQPTVDVIASIIHPKVANTLVRRLNQIAQLENLRHVKRVHKKFVQGGTIQLSVILCLASENGNLLDNIPHDVQELMTSYQLSPFITKVCKYAALSKEEWEEQCKLWPTSFHPPTYNINGITGFGEEDSQSVVGFMKYAIQLAKSGHKMVVNAAVIIDPSVKQVIATACDQTCSWYAPASKTTLETDFSKKTEASVSQSQSDGVLSYETLHSNSLPLYTGVCCLYPWRWAEQKPDTDSCSWHPLRHAAIVAIESSAARDINLFPSSGKVQDTFAETGYTQSSSVGSPSKRQKTHSTKVHDEAHLDTNDDVSSSLSVRPYLCTGFDIYLAWEPCIMCAMALVHQRIRRIFFAFPNPNAGALGTVHRLQGERSLNHHYAVFRVMVPEEVLSRDDAATDEYNRVIDSLIKKN, translated from the exons ATGGCTGTATCTAAGAAAGAACCGATGCTGGTGAACGAGAATTGGGAGATTGTGCATGTGCCAGACAAACCCCTAATCTCTCCAGACCAACAACCCACTGTGGATGTCATTGCTTCAATCATACACCCAAAAGTTGCCAACACTCTTGTAAG GCGTCTGAACCAAATAGCACAACTGGAAAATCTCCGGCATGTCAAGCGGGTGCACAAGAAATTTGTTCAAGGAG GAACAATTCAGTTATCCGTGATCTTATGTCTCGCTTCTGAAAATGGTAATCTGTTGGACAACATACCTCACGATGTACAGGAGCTTATGACTTCCTATCAGTTGAGTCCTTTTATCACAAAA GTCTGCAAGTATGCGGCATTATCAAAAGAAGAGTGGGAGGAACAATGCAAACTTTGGCCAACATCTTTTCATCCACCAACCTA TAATATCAATGGCATTACTGGATTCGGTGAGGAGGATTCACAGTCAGTGGTTGGCTTCATGAAGTATGCTATTCAGCTGGCGAAATCTGGTCATAAGATG GTAGTCAATGCTGCAGTTATAATAGATCCTTCAGTTAAACAAGTAATTGCTACTGCATGTGATCAAACTTGCTCTTGGTATGCTCCTGCGAGCAAGACCACCCTTGAAACAGACTTCTCTAAGAAGACAGAAGCCTCTGTTTCCCAGAGCCAATCAGATGGAGTATTGAGCTATGAAACTCTGCATTCAAACAGTTTGCCATTATATACTGGTGTTTGTTGTTTATATCCTTGGCGATGGGCTGAGCAAAAACCAGATACTGATTCCTGCTCTTGGCATCCTTTACGTCATGCTGCTATTGTTGCTATTGAATCTTCTGCAGCCAGGGACATAAATCTTTTCCCCAGTTCGGGGAAAGTCCAAGATACATTTGCTGAGACAGGCTACACACAGTCTTCTTCTGTAGGCTCTCCCTCCAAAAGACAAAAGACCCATTCTACAAAA GTTCACGATGAGGCTCATCTGGACACTAATGATGACGTTTCCAGTTCTTTATCAGTGAGGCCTTACCTATGTACAGGTTTTGACATTTACCTTGCTTGGGAGCCCTGCATAAT GTGTGCAATGGCACTTGTGCATCAAAGAATTAGGCGTATATTCTTTGCTTTTCCAAACCCAAATGCAGGGGCATTGGGAACTGTTCACAGACTACAAGGGGAAAGAAGCTTAAACCATCACTATGCTGTATTTCGGGTCATGGTTCCTGAAGAAGTCCTTAGTAGGGATGACGCTGCAACTGATGAGTATAACCGAGTGATCGACAGCCTGATAAAAAAAAACTGA
- the LOC101312212 gene encoding 4-hydroxy-tetrahydrodipicolinate reductase 2, chloroplastic-like, protein MAKSMVNAPASCISVQPHKPTLLPATRGFGSVHLKQRAVKKMTMTMTPKMSISAVPVENTATSNTNMFDIPIMVNGCSGKMGKVIISAAESAGLNVVPVSFGSAQEAGQTVQVGTKEVLVHGPSDRESTLESLLVKYPDLIVVDFTVPSAVNDNAELYCRVGVPFVMGTTGGDRDLLYKTVQDSKVYAVISPQMGKQVVAFLATMEIMAEQFPGAFSGYSLQVMESHQASKLDTSGTAKAVISCFQKLGVSFDMDQVQLIRDPQQQVEMVGVPEEHLSGHAFHMYHLTSPDQTVSFEFQHNVCGRSIYAEGTVDAVIFLAKKVYLKADKRIYDMRDVLREGLFKGRQTDLRYEGCTARG, encoded by the exons ATGGCCAAGTCCATGGTGAATGCCCCAGCCAGCTGTATCTCTGTTCAGCCTCACAAGCCAACACTGTTGCCTGCAACCAGAGGATTCGGTAGTGTCCATCTGAAGCAGAGAGCTGTCAAGAAGATGACGATGACGATGACCCCCAAGATGTCGATCTCAGCCGTACCCGTTGAGAACACTGCTACCTCCAACACCAACATGTTTGACATTCCTATCATG GTAAACGGTTGTAGTGGTAAGATGGGGAAGGTCATTATCAGCGCAGCAGAGTCTGCTGGACTCAATGTGGTTCCTGTCTCCTTTGGATCTGCTCAAGAGGCTGGCCAAACCGTCCAAGTCGGCACAAAGGAGGTTCTAGTCCATGGTCCTTCGGATAGAGAATCCACACTTGAGTCTCTTCTTGTTAAATATCCCGATTTGATTGTGGTTGACTTCACTGTCCCTTCTGCAGTAAATG ATAATGCAGAGCTATATTGCAGAGTTGGAGTGCCCTTTGTGATGGGAACAACCGGTGGAGATAGGGATCTCTTGTATAAGACTGTACAAGACTCTAAAGTCTATGCAGTGATTTCCCCTCAAATGGGGAAACAG GTTGTTGCATTTCTTGCAACCATGGAAATTATGGCTGAGCAATTTCCTGGAGCTTTCTCTGGGTATTCCCTGCAG GTGATGGAATCACATCAAGCAAGTAAACTTGACACATCTGGAACCGCCAAGGCTGTTATTTCCTGCTTCCAGAAGCTGGGAGTGTCCTTTGATATGGATCAG GTCCAATTGATAAGGGATCCCCAGCAACAGGTAGAGATGGTGGGAGTTCCAGAGGAGCATTTGTCTGGTCATGCATTTCATATGTACCATCTCACTTCACCTGATCAAAC AGTTTCTTTTGAGTTTCAGCATAATGTTTGTGGTAGATCAATATATGCAGAGGGTACAGTTGATGCTGTAATTTTCCTTGCTAAGAAG GTTTATTTAAAGGCAGACAAACGGATTTACGATATGAGGGATGTACTGCGAGAGG GTTTATTTAAAGGCAGACAAACGGATTTACGATATGAGGGATGTACTGCGAGAGGGTAA
- the LOC101312502 gene encoding LOW QUALITY PROTEIN: single-stranded DNA-bindig protein WHY2, mitochondrial-like (The sequence of the model RefSeq protein was modified relative to this genomic sequence to represent the inferred complete CDS: substituted 1 base at 1 genomic stop codon), producing MMQLLRVFSSSSSRNQLSKRAASSLDAFTQSTGFSTARQNFSAKGRIGNQIYAPFSIYKGKAALSLSPILPTFTKLETGSVVVERRGSVMLKFMPAIGERKYDSEKKQLFALSATEVGSLISLGPKDSCELFHDPSMQSSNAGQVRKSLSIKPHADGYFFLXVTVVNNLLKTRESFSVPVTTAEFAVMKAACSFALPHIIGWDRLTNKVPRGVEVQKSEMVEPQLLDEWER from the exons ATGATGCAGCTTTTGCGCGTCTTCTCCTCCTCCTCCTCCAG GAACCAGTTATCAAAGAGAGCTGCTTCGTCGTTGGATGCTTTTACACAAAGCACCGGCTTTTCTACTGCCAGGCAGAATTTTTCTGCTAAAG GAAGAATTGGTAATCAGATATATGCTCCTTTTTCTATCTACAAAGGCAAAGCTGCACTCTCTTTGAGTCCTATTCTCCCCACATTCACTAAATTGGAA ACTGGAAGTGTTGTGGTTGAGCGACGTGGTTCTGTGATGTTAAAGTTCATGCCTGCAATTGGTGAGCGCAAATATGACTCGGAGAAGAAACAG TTGTTTGCTTTGTCGGCAACAGAGGTTGGGTCTCTCATCAGCTTGGGTCCCAAAGATTCTTGTGAATTGTTTCATGATCCTTCAATGCAATCAAG TAATGCTGGTCAAGTGAGGAAGAGCTTATCAATCAAGCCTCATGCAGATGGCTATTTTTTTCTTTGAGTAA CTGTTGTTAACAACCTACTGAAAACCAGAGAGAGTTTTTCAGTTCCTGTCACAACTGCTGAATTTGCTGTAATGAAGGCTGCTTGCAGT TTTGCACTCCCCCACATCATTGGTTGGGATCGGTTGACAAATAAGGTGCCAAGAGGTGTAGAAGTGCAAAAATCAGAGATGGTGGAACCACAACTTCTGGATGAATGGGAGAGATGA